The genomic stretch TCAATGGATAAAACATTAGCTAGTGAAAAAACAAAAGATGTACATAGTAAAGAAAGTCAAGGAGAAGTACAGTCAACGATGAACTCTGATGAACTTTTGGCTTATATTAAAGGGAAATTGAAGAAAAACAACTTAGATGATAAAATCGCAGCTAAAAAAGATTCACGAGGAGTTGTACTTGTTTTACAAGAACAAATCCTTTTCCCAACAGGGGAAGCAAGTCTCGTTTCTGAATCTCGGCCATTTTTAAATAAGATAGGTGAAATTATTAAAGAACTGCCAAATGTTATTCGTGTTGAAGGTCATACAGATAAGAGACCTATTCGAAACAGTTATTATCCTTCAAATTGGGAGCTTTCTACTGCCCGAGCAAGCAGTGTTATTCAATACTTGTCAGAAACCTATAACATCAACTCAAGCAGGTTTGTGGCAATTGGATATGGGGATACAAAGCCACTTAAAATAAGTAATCAAGAAGAAGAGATGAAGAAGAACCGCCGTGTAGAAATTGTAATCTCAGATCTTAATAACTAATACAGTAAAAAATCCGCTTTTTTGCAGCGGATTTTTTAGTTTATGTGACATTTTTATTTCTTTCTGAGCCACGGATTGGAAAAAGCAAATTTTGAAGCGTACGGCTATTTTTTTCTTCAATTTCTTTCTTACGGGGCACCTTTTTATATAAATTAGGAGGATCACTCCATGTTGTACAGAGTGGATGCTGCGCTCTTTTAGACCATTTATCAACCCAGTTCTTTGGCAAAAGATCTTCTTTAAGAGTAAACCCCGTCATTTCAAGCCAAATTAGTGACCATGCTCTAGGAACTACGCGCCAAATATCATATCCCCCACCTCCAACAGCAATCCAGCGTCCATTACAATATTTATGAGCTAGTTCATGAGCTATTTTAGGAATGTGTTTGTAGGTTTCCATAGTAGTATAAAGATGTGTCAATGGATCATGATAGTGAGCATCTGCGCCATTTTGCGTTAAAA from Priestia filamentosa encodes the following:
- a CDS encoding flagellar motor protein MotB gives rise to the protein MRSRKHRLRRPKRREDGGNVKWLVTFADLITLILVFFVLLFSMSHINSSKFQKLVGSMDKTLASEKTKDVHSKESQGEVQSTMNSDELLAYIKGKLKKNNLDDKIAAKKDSRGVVLVLQEQILFPTGEASLVSESRPFLNKIGEIIKELPNVIRVEGHTDKRPIRNSYYPSNWELSTARASSVIQYLSETYNINSSRFVAIGYGDTKPLKISNQEEEMKKNRRVEIVISDLNN